A stretch of the Patescibacteria group bacterium genome encodes the following:
- the hydE gene encoding [FeFe] hydrogenase H-cluster radical SAM maturase HydE — protein sequence MCLTIPGKIIKIDGNIASVKRYDGIKEVNISTTPGVKKGDWLLATVGLAVKKINEKDAKEIIDLLESHRLIREDKLSKKFKEIILNSKKGELKKDEIEYLLSLDNKDEIESLFSEADVVRKTSLKDFICLHGIIEFSNYCGNNCLYCGVRAENRNLTRFRMSPEEVVATADEAVNKKGYKMLVLQSGMDLGYRDEEIERIVKGIKERCRVFVFLSVGERSPEAYEKFKKAGADGVLFRFETTNPSLYEKYHPGGVNKGNKENRFELLKKMKEMGYYIASGPLIGLPGQTISDLANDIIFMKDFKVNMVSMGPFIPSKETPLKDEEKGDMEMALKMIAVSRLVMPRSRIVVASSLETLDKEGRKKGLQSGGNSIMFNLTPAKYREDYKIYPGKKSLPEESWEKYALFSGEEDSYQMIEDEIRSGLSAR from the coding sequence ATGTGCTTAACTATCCCCGGTAAAATCATAAAAATAGATGGAAATATTGCTTCTGTAAAACGCTATGATGGAATAAAAGAAGTTAATATCTCTACTACCCCCGGCGTGAAGAAGGGAGACTGGCTTCTTGCTACCGTAGGACTAGCAGTAAAAAAGATAAATGAAAAAGATGCAAAAGAGATTATAGACCTCTTGGAATCTCACAGACTGATAAGAGAAGACAAATTATCTAAAAAATTCAAAGAAATCATTCTTAACTCAAAAAAGGGGGAACTTAAAAAAGACGAGATAGAATATTTACTCTCGCTTGATAACAAAGACGAAATAGAATCATTATTCAGCGAAGCGGATGTCGTAAGAAAGACAAGCCTAAAAGATTTCATCTGTCTTCATGGGATAATAGAATTCTCAAATTACTGCGGGAATAATTGCTTGTATTGCGGAGTAAGAGCTGAGAATAGAAATTTAACAAGGTTCCGCATGAGTCCTGAAGAGGTGGTAGCGACAGCCGATGAAGCCGTAAACAAGAAGGGATATAAAATGCTAGTGCTTCAGTCAGGAATGGACTTGGGCTACAGAGACGAGGAGATTGAGAGAATAGTAAAAGGAATTAAAGAAAGATGCCGAGTCTTCGTCTTTCTTTCAGTGGGAGAGAGATCTCCCGAAGCATATGAAAAATTCAAGAAGGCTGGCGCCGACGGAGTGCTTTTCCGCTTTGAGACAACTAATCCTAGCTTATATGAAAAGTATCATCCGGGCGGTGTGAATAAAGGAAATAAAGAAAATAGATTTGAGTTACTGAAAAAGATGAAAGAGATGGGTTACTACATAGCCTCCGGTCCTCTCATAGGACTGCCGGGGCAGACTATAAGTGATTTAGCTAATGACATAATCTTTATGAAAGATTTTAAAGTAAACATGGTATCAATGGGGCCATTTATACCATCAAAAGAAACTCCGCTTAAAGATGAGGAAAAAGGAGATATGGAAATGGCTTTAAAAATGATAGCTGTCTCTCGCCTTGTTATGCCTCGCTCAAGAATAGTGGTGGCAAGTTCTCTTGAAACATTAGACAAAGAAGGAAGGAAAAAGGGTCTTCAATCTGGAGGCAATTCAATAATGTTTAATCTGACACCGGCTAAATATAGAGAGGATTATAAAATATATCCAGGCAAGAAGAGCCTCCCCGAGGAATCTTGGGAGAAATATGCTCTATTCTCCGGAGAAGAAGACAGCTACCAGATGATTGAAGACGAGATAAGAAGTGGATTATCCGCTAGATAA
- the hydG gene encoding [FeFe] hydrogenase H-cluster radical SAM maturase HydG, translating to MTKVTEIINEKKILNLLKTVLEPEKNTVLKILKKASKKKGLNLKDVACLLNTKDKKLVTEMHKTAGQIKQDIYGERLVLFAPLYISSFCINDCEYCGFHRRNTDERKKLSTKEIEQEVKVLLDMGHKRLLLEFGEHPLNKIEDVVNAIDTIYKTKSKNGEIRRVNVNIAATSVEDYKKLKKIGIGTYQLFQETYHRETYDKMHDGPKANYERQLFAHDKAFEAGIDDVGLGVLFGLYNYKFEVLSLLSHAKYLDKKYGVGPHTFSVPRFQPAPTVKMKTPYKVNNDDFLKIIAILRMAVPYTGIIISTRETPEIRSKAFEIGISQASSGSITTPGGYSEKENRLKQFELGDHRDINQFLISAIRQDLLPSFCTACYRKKRTGKAFMDLAKPGDIQNFCRPNAILTFKEYLEDYAQSEVRTEGEKLMVRYLEQIPNENIKKETKKRLKAIEQGKRDLYF from the coding sequence ATGACAAAAGTTACAGAAATAATAAACGAAAAGAAAATTTTAAACTTGCTAAAAACCGTATTAGAACCCGAAAAGAATACCGTATTAAAAATACTGAAAAAAGCTTCAAAGAAAAAAGGCTTAAATCTCAAAGATGTCGCTTGTCTTCTAAATACAAAAGATAAGAAACTTGTGACTGAAATGCACAAGACGGCTGGCCAGATAAAACAAGATATCTACGGTGAGAGATTAGTTCTCTTTGCTCCTCTTTACATATCAAGCTTTTGTATAAACGACTGCGAGTATTGCGGTTTCCACAGACGCAATACTGACGAGCGGAAAAAGCTTTCTACAAAAGAGATTGAGCAAGAAGTAAAAGTCCTCTTAGATATGGGACACAAGAGACTTCTCTTGGAATTCGGGGAACACCCCCTCAACAAAATAGAAGATGTCGTTAATGCTATAGATACTATTTATAAAACTAAATCAAAAAACGGGGAGATAAGGAGAGTAAATGTTAACATAGCGGCTACCTCAGTAGAGGATTATAAAAAATTAAAAAAAATCGGCATAGGGACATACCAGCTATTTCAAGAAACTTATCACCGCGAAACCTATGACAAAATGCACGACGGACCAAAAGCTAACTACGAAAGACAGCTCTTTGCTCACGACAAAGCATTTGAAGCGGGGATTGATGATGTTGGACTAGGCGTCCTATTCGGGCTTTATAACTATAAATTTGAAGTTTTAAGCTTATTGTCACACGCCAAGTATTTAGACAAGAAATACGGCGTCGGACCGCATACCTTTTCTGTTCCTCGCTTCCAACCGGCCCCAACCGTCAAGATGAAAACTCCTTATAAGGTTAATAATGATGATTTTCTGAAGATAATAGCCATCCTTAGAATGGCAGTACCTTACACCGGCATTATTATCTCAACAAGAGAGACGCCAGAAATACGATCTAAAGCATTTGAAATAGGTATTTCCCAAGCAAGTTCCGGCTCCATAACAACCCCTGGTGGCTACAGTGAAAAAGAAAATAGATTAAAACAATTTGAGTTGGGCGACCACAGAGATATTAATCAATTCCTAATAAGCGCCATTAGACAAGATCTATTGCCTAGTTTCTGCACCGCCTGCTACAGAAAAAAACGCACGGGAAAAGCTTTTATGGACTTGGCCAAGCCCGGCGATATCCAGAACTTCTGCAGGCCAAACGCCATCTTAACTTTCAAAGAATATCTTGAAGATTACGCTCAGAGTGAAGTTAGAACAGAAGGAGAGAAATTGATGGTTAGATATTTAGAGCAGATCCCGAATGAAAATATAAAAAAAGAAACCAAAAAGAGGCTAAAAGCTATAGAGCAAGGAAAGAGGGACCTTTATTTTTAA